A DNA window from Sulfitobacter sp. BSw21498 contains the following coding sequences:
- a CDS encoding ABC transporter ATP-binding protein — protein sequence MSQPVFAPWDDPNEKPLIRFDNVTKRFGDFVAIDSLSLSIYESEFFALLGPSGCGKTTMMRMLAGFENPSAGKIELAGKNIAGVPPNKRAVNMMFQSYALFPHLSIWENIAFGLKRGDMTKADIAVRVEEMLKLTRLTKFAKRKPHQISGGQRQRVALARALAKAPKLLLLDEPLGALDKKLRQDTQFELMDIQESTGTTFVIVTHDQEEAMTVASRVAVMDEGQIIQVATPDRIYEAPNSVYVADFIGDVNIISGTVKAAGDEMYHLDWVANEAPLLAASDRTFSESQPAHLAIRPEKIAISVDKPTETKNAVQGTVLDIAYLGNLSTYHVQLAGGQVIKAQTANTRRLSRRTITWEDRVWISWSATAGVLLER from the coding sequence GTGAGCCAACCCGTTTTCGCCCCATGGGATGACCCGAACGAAAAGCCGCTTATCCGATTTGATAATGTGACCAAACGTTTTGGTGATTTTGTCGCGATCGATAGCCTTTCGCTTAGTATTTACGAAAGCGAGTTTTTTGCGCTTCTTGGTCCATCCGGCTGTGGTAAAACGACGATGATGCGTATGCTTGCAGGGTTCGAAAACCCAAGCGCAGGGAAAATTGAACTAGCGGGCAAAAATATTGCCGGCGTCCCACCGAACAAGCGGGCAGTGAACATGATGTTTCAATCCTACGCCCTGTTCCCCCACCTATCGATCTGGGAAAATATCGCCTTTGGTTTGAAACGCGGCGATATGACCAAAGCGGATATCGCCGTGCGCGTTGAAGAGATGCTCAAACTGACGCGCCTCACCAAATTTGCCAAACGCAAGCCCCACCAGATATCTGGTGGGCAGCGGCAACGTGTCGCCCTCGCGCGTGCTCTCGCCAAAGCGCCGAAGCTATTGTTGTTAGATGAACCGCTTGGCGCGTTGGACAAGAAGTTGCGTCAGGATACCCAGTTTGAACTGATGGATATTCAGGAAAGTACGGGCACCACTTTCGTTATCGTTACCCACGACCAAGAAGAAGCAATGACTGTTGCCAGCCGCGTGGCGGTTATGGATGAGGGGCAGATCATCCAGGTGGCAACGCCGGACAGGATATATGAAGCACCTAATTCCGTTTATGTCGCCGACTTTATCGGCGATGTGAACATCATTTCCGGCACTGTGAAGGCCGCTGGTGACGAAATGTACCATCTTGATTGGGTGGCCAACGAGGCCCCGTTGCTTGCAGCATCAGATCGCACTTTCAGTGAAAGCCAGCCAGCCCATCTCGCAATCAGGCCGGAGAAGATCGCCATTTCGGTCGATAAGCCGACAGAAACGAAAAACGCTGTTCAGGGCACCGTTCTTGATATCGCATATCTCGGCAACCTCAGCACCTACCACGTTCAACTTGCCGGAGGGCAAGTGATCAAGGCCCAAACGGCGAATACGCGACGGTTGTCACGCCGCACAATTACGTGGGAAGATCGCGTATGGATTTCCTGGAGCGCCACCGCCGGCGTCCTGTTAGAACGATGA
- a CDS encoding UDP-glucose dehydrogenase family protein, which produces MKIAMIGTGYVGLVSGVCFSDFGHDVICVDKDPAKIEKLEQGIVPIYEPGLDDLMAKNVAAGRLSFTGDLKKAVDGADAVFIAVGTPTRRGDGHADLTYVMAAAEEIAAELTGYAVIVTKSTVPVGTNRQVKQVVSKANPKAEFDVASNPEFLREGAAIDDFMRPDRVVVGTQNERAEQVMKDIYRPLSLREFSIMSTDLESAEMIKYAANAFLATKITFINEIAALCERTGADVKMVSKGMGLDNRIGSKFLHAGPGYGGSCFPKDTQALARMGQDHSVPMQLTETVIKVNDEVKRRMIDKVVDICGGSVNGKTIAVLGVTFKPNTDDMRDSPSLTIVPSLVGNGAKVRVVDPQGKREGEALLPGVSWMDDAYKAAQNADALVILTEWNEFRALDLTRMAKRMATPVLADLRNIYSPKDAKRAGFTAYVSIGREGFGV; this is translated from the coding sequence ATGAAGATTGCGATGATTGGCACCGGCTATGTCGGCTTGGTTTCGGGTGTTTGTTTTTCTGATTTCGGTCACGACGTGATTTGCGTCGATAAAGATCCGGCCAAGATTGAAAAGCTGGAACAGGGCATCGTCCCAATCTATGAGCCCGGCCTTGATGATCTGATGGCCAAGAATGTCGCTGCAGGGCGATTGTCTTTCACCGGCGACCTGAAAAAAGCTGTGGATGGCGCGGATGCCGTGTTTATCGCCGTCGGCACACCGACGCGGCGCGGGGACGGTCATGCCGATCTGACCTATGTCATGGCGGCCGCTGAAGAAATCGCAGCCGAGCTTACCGGTTACGCCGTGATCGTCACCAAATCGACCGTCCCTGTGGGCACCAACCGCCAGGTCAAACAGGTCGTGTCCAAGGCCAACCCGAAGGCAGAGTTCGATGTCGCGTCCAACCCCGAATTCTTGCGCGAAGGGGCCGCGATCGATGATTTCATGCGTCCCGACCGCGTGGTTGTGGGGACGCAGAATGAACGCGCCGAGCAAGTGATGAAGGATATCTACCGCCCGCTGTCACTACGCGAATTTTCGATCATGTCTACCGATCTGGAAAGCGCCGAGATGATCAAATATGCTGCCAATGCATTTCTGGCGACCAAAATTACCTTTATTAACGAAATCGCCGCGCTCTGTGAGCGTACCGGCGCGGACGTGAAGATGGTGTCAAAAGGCATGGGGCTCGACAACCGGATCGGGTCCAAGTTCCTGCATGCGGGGCCTGGCTATGGTGGCAGCTGCTTCCCGAAAGACACGCAGGCTTTGGCGCGGATGGGGCAGGATCATTCCGTCCCCATGCAGCTGACAGAGACCGTGATCAAGGTAAATGACGAGGTCAAACGCCGGATGATCGACAAGGTCGTCGATATTTGTGGCGGCTCGGTGAACGGCAAGACAATCGCTGTTTTGGGGGTGACGTTCAAACCGAACACGGACGATATGCGGGATTCCCCGAGCTTGACCATCGTGCCATCGTTGGTCGGCAATGGTGCCAAGGTGCGTGTGGTTGATCCGCAGGGTAAACGCGAGGGCGAAGCTTTGTTGCCGGGCGTGTCTTGGATGGATGACGCCTATAAGGCCGCGCAAAACGCCGATGCATTGGTTATTCTGACCGAATGGAACGAGTTTCGCGCACTGGACCTTACGCGTATGGCCAAACGGATGGCGACGCCGGTATTAGCGGACTTGCGCAATATCTACAGTCCCAAAGACGCGAAGCGCGCCGGGTTTACGGCCTATGTTTCCATCGGGCGCGAAGGGTTCGGCGTTTAA
- a CDS encoding NAD(P)/FAD-dependent oxidoreductase, with product MKRIFNGFAYTDEPRKNCWWDQTCDIVDRPALNGDVSCDVAVVGGGFTGLSAALRLAEAGYSVVVLEHRYVGWGASGRNGGFCCLGGGRLDDAALDKLAGREDRLNFRAAELAAINFVDDLISRHNIDVDRHSDGEIELAHRPKDMDGFGARVDAVRENYGLSARLIERKDFASNGLSGPFHGALHIPAGFALNPRKYVTGLAATAEKAGAVIYHDTAAIKIRQTTKGHEIQTPQGRLTAEKVIIATNGYSSENVVPSLTARYMPAQSTVLVTRPLSKTELEEAGWTTDFMASDTRNLLHYFRLMPDRRMLFGMRGGLLTGKSADGRAVGRVRRDFEKFFPAWKHVETPHHWSGMVCLSRAQMPFVGKLPDPGGLYASLCYHGNGVAMGSYSGGLIADLVMDKPIDRPYPQIMQNPLRKFELGRMRRLLMPLAYLGFALSDY from the coding sequence ATGAAACGAATATTTAACGGTTTCGCCTATACAGATGAGCCTAGGAAGAACTGTTGGTGGGATCAAACCTGCGATATTGTGGATCGCCCAGCCTTGAACGGTGACGTTTCGTGCGATGTTGCAGTTGTGGGTGGTGGGTTTACGGGCCTTTCTGCGGCGCTGCGCTTGGCAGAGGCGGGGTATTCGGTCGTCGTGCTGGAACATAGATACGTCGGCTGGGGGGCATCGGGTCGCAACGGTGGCTTTTGCTGTCTCGGTGGGGGGCGGCTTGATGATGCGGCGCTCGACAAGCTTGCGGGGCGGGAAGATCGGCTGAACTTTCGCGCAGCGGAGCTTGCGGCAATTAATTTCGTCGACGACCTGATCAGCCGCCATAATATCGACGTGGACCGCCACTCCGATGGCGAGATCGAATTGGCCCACCGGCCCAAAGATATGGATGGTTTCGGCGCGCGTGTCGACGCGGTGCGCGAAAACTACGGGCTGTCCGCGCGGCTGATTGAGAGGAAGGATTTTGCCTCGAACGGCCTGTCCGGCCCGTTTCATGGGGCATTGCATATCCCGGCCGGCTTTGCGCTAAATCCGCGGAAATACGTGACCGGACTTGCTGCCACGGCCGAGAAGGCTGGCGCGGTGATCTATCATGACACCGCGGCGATCAAGATACGGCAGACGACCAAGGGGCATGAAATTCAGACGCCGCAAGGTCGACTGACAGCGGAAAAAGTCATTATCGCGACGAATGGCTATTCATCTGAAAATGTGGTGCCAAGTCTAACGGCGCGATATATGCCCGCGCAATCGACTGTCCTTGTGACACGCCCCCTGAGCAAGACTGAGCTGGAAGAGGCGGGGTGGACGACAGATTTTATGGCTTCGGATACGCGCAATTTGCTACATTATTTCCGACTCATGCCGGATCGTAGGATGTTGTTCGGGATGCGGGGCGGCCTATTGACTGGCAAAAGCGCCGACGGGCGCGCTGTCGGACGGGTGCGGCGTGATTTCGAAAAGTTTTTTCCCGCCTGGAAACATGTGGAAACGCCCCATCATTGGTCCGGCATGGTATGCCTTTCGCGTGCCCAAATGCCGTTTGTCGGGAAGCTGCCCGACCCCGGAGGCTTGTATGCAAGTCTTTGTTATCATGGGAATGGTGTGGCCATGGGGAGCTATTCTGGCGGATTGATTGCGGATCTGGTTATGGACAAACCCATCGACCGGCCCTACCCACAGATCATGCAAAACCCGTTGCGAAAGTTCGAACTGGGGCGGATGCGCAGACTGCTGATGCCATTGGCCTATCTTGGTTTTGCGCTTTCAGACTACTAG
- a CDS encoding ABC transporter ATP-binding protein, with product MADTSATNAFVEFERVQKSYDGENLVVKDLNLSMPKGEFLTMLGPSGSGKTTCLMMLAGFETATHGDIRLDGKSINNIPPHKRGIGMVFQNYALFPHMTVAENLAFPLEVRKIGKSEREAQVKIALDRVQMGDFGGRRPAQLSGGQQQRVALARALVFEPELVLMDEPLGALDKQLRETLQFEITHLAHELGITVVYVTHDQTEALTMSDRVAVFENGRIQQLAPPDLLYEEPENSFVAQFIGENNTLEGVVTEIKGGTCLVQLDGGGLIEAKPINVTRAGERTRVSIRPERVEFNKERMQEGAHTLKAEVLEFVYMGDIFRTRLRVAGTDNFIIKTRNAPDQVRLKPGQQIEIGWLAEDCRALDA from the coding sequence TTGGCAGATACTTCAGCAACAAATGCGTTTGTAGAATTTGAACGCGTGCAGAAAAGCTATGACGGCGAAAATCTTGTCGTAAAAGATCTTAACCTGTCGATGCCGAAAGGCGAGTTTCTGACGATGCTCGGGCCATCGGGGTCCGGCAAGACCACCTGCCTGATGATGCTCGCGGGTTTCGAAACGGCCACGCACGGCGACATCCGGCTGGATGGCAAATCGATCAATAACATCCCGCCGCACAAACGCGGCATTGGCATGGTGTTCCAGAACTACGCGCTTTTCCCGCATATGACAGTTGCCGAAAACCTCGCCTTTCCGCTTGAGGTCCGCAAAATCGGCAAGTCCGAACGTGAAGCGCAAGTAAAGATCGCGCTGGACCGTGTTCAGATGGGTGATTTCGGCGGCCGCCGTCCGGCACAGCTTTCGGGCGGCCAGCAGCAACGTGTCGCCCTGGCGCGCGCCTTGGTATTCGAACCCGAACTCGTGTTGATGGACGAACCGCTGGGGGCCCTGGATAAACAGCTGCGCGAAACCTTGCAGTTTGAAATCACGCATCTGGCGCATGAACTGGGCATTACCGTGGTTTACGTGACCCACGACCAGACCGAAGCGCTGACAATGTCCGACCGCGTAGCCGTGTTCGAAAATGGGCGCATCCAACAGCTGGCCCCACCGGATCTGCTGTACGAAGAGCCCGAAAACAGCTTTGTCGCACAGTTCATCGGCGAGAATAACACCCTCGAAGGGGTCGTGACAGAGATCAAAGGCGGCACCTGCCTTGTGCAACTGGACGGCGGCGGCCTGATCGAGGCAAAGCCGATCAACGTCACACGCGCCGGCGAACGCACCCGCGTCTCGATCCGCCCTGAGCGCGTTGAATTCAACAAGGAACGGATGCAGGAAGGGGCACACACCCTGAAAGCCGAAGTGCTTGAGTTCGTCTATATGGGCGACATCTTCCGCACCCGCCTGCGGGTTGCCGGGACCGACAACTTTATCATCAAGACACGAAACGCACCCGATCAGGTTCGTTTGAAGCCAGGCCAGCAGATCGAAATCGGTTGGCTGGCAGAGGATTGCCGCGCCCTCGACGCGTAA
- a CDS encoding aspartate aminotransferase family protein: protein MTHITNHMPTAELQALDAAHHMHPFTTNDELAEKGARIITRAKGVYLTDSDGNEILDGMAGLWCVNIGYGRQEMADVAARQMLELNYYNTFFMTSHVPAIALAKEIAALAPGDLNHVFFAGSGSEANDTNIRMVRTYWDMKGKPEKSHIISRKNAYHGSSIGSGSLGGMGYMHAQGGMPIPGIHHINQPDWWVEGGDLTPEAFGLARAQELEAKILELGADKVAAFIGEPIQGAGGVIIPPSTYWPEIQRICDKYNVLIIADEVICGFGRTGNWFGSQTMGIKPHIMTIAKGLSSGYQPIGGSIVCDEIAQTIGSGEFNHGYTYSGHPVCSAVALENLRIMQDEKILDHVNNVAAPALQEGLAKLAEHPLVGTVNVAGLMASLPLSPRKETRSKFAGDAGTVGFMCRERCFANNLVMRHVGDRMIISPPLVITPEEIKIFMSRATKALDETYAAVKEGNLLKAAEDHAHDAESPLG from the coding sequence ATGACCCACATCACCAACCACATGCCCACCGCCGAGCTGCAAGCGCTTGACGCCGCGCACCACATGCACCCGTTTACCACGAATGACGAGCTTGCCGAGAAAGGCGCGCGGATCATCACGCGGGCCAAAGGCGTTTACCTCACCGACAGCGACGGGAACGAGATCCTTGATGGGATGGCCGGTCTTTGGTGCGTCAACATCGGGTATGGCCGTCAGGAAATGGCCGATGTCGCAGCGCGTCAAATGCTCGAGCTGAACTACTATAACACATTCTTCATGACCTCCCACGTGCCCGCCATTGCGCTGGCCAAAGAGATCGCGGCACTGGCCCCTGGCGATCTGAACCATGTGTTTTTTGCCGGATCAGGGTCCGAAGCGAACGATACAAACATTCGCATGGTCCGCACCTATTGGGACATGAAGGGAAAGCCCGAGAAATCCCACATTATCAGCCGTAAGAATGCCTATCACGGGTCGTCGATTGGATCCGGTTCGCTTGGCGGCATGGGCTATATGCACGCACAGGGCGGCATGCCTATCCCCGGCATTCACCACATCAACCAGCCGGACTGGTGGGTCGAGGGCGGGGACCTTACACCCGAGGCATTCGGCCTTGCGCGTGCGCAAGAGCTTGAAGCCAAAATCCTTGAACTAGGGGCCGACAAGGTTGCCGCCTTTATCGGCGAGCCTATTCAAGGTGCCGGCGGCGTCATTATTCCGCCAAGCACATACTGGCCTGAAATCCAGCGGATTTGTGACAAATACAACGTATTGATCATCGCGGATGAGGTTATTTGTGGCTTTGGCCGCACCGGCAACTGGTTCGGGTCTCAAACCATGGGGATCAAGCCGCATATCATGACGATCGCCAAGGGCCTTAGCTCTGGCTACCAGCCGATTGGCGGGTCCATTGTCTGTGACGAGATCGCGCAAACCATCGGATCGGGTGAGTTTAACCATGGTTATACCTATTCAGGCCACCCTGTCTGCTCTGCCGTGGCGCTGGAAAACCTGCGGATCATGCAGGACGAAAAGATTCTGGATCACGTGAACAACGTCGCAGCGCCCGCGCTTCAAGAAGGTCTGGCCAAACTGGCAGAGCACCCTTTGGTGGGTACGGTAAACGTTGCCGGCCTAATGGCGTCGCTGCCACTGTCCCCGCGCAAGGAAACCCGATCAAAGTTCGCAGGCGATGCCGGCACCGTCGGTTTTATGTGCCGGGAACGCTGCTTTGCGAATAACCTGGTGATGCGCCATGTCGGCGACCGGATGATCATCTCTCCGCCGCTGGTCATCACTCCCGAAGAGATTAAGATCTTCATGTCACGCGCTACCAAAGCGCTGGATGAAACCTATGCCGCGGTCAAGGAAGGCAACCTGTTGAAGGCTGCAGAAGACCACGCACATGACGCTGAATCGCCGCTTGGCTAA
- a CDS encoding polyamine ABC transporter substrate-binding protein — protein sequence MKYSLLSGIAATALIATSAMGEEVRVYNWSDYIDETLLQKFEKETGIDLIYDVFDSNEVLETKMLAGGSGYDVVVPTGTFLERQISAGVFQKLDKDKLPNIVNMWDVIEERVSKYDPDNQYAVNYMWGTTGLGVNVGKVKEVLGEDAPVDSLELVFNPENMEKLAECGVHFLDAPTEMIPAALKYVGEAPQSQDPDVIAKAEPILTAVAPYVQKFHSSEYINALANGDICVAFGWSGDILQSRDRAAEADNGVEIAYYAPKEGALMWFDNMAIPADAPNPDGAHKFLNFIMDPENMAAASNYVYYANGNKASQEFLAEEVLGDTAIYPDGATLENLYTISSYPPKLQRVITRMWTKIKSGI from the coding sequence ATGAAATACAGCTTGCTTAGCGGAATTGCAGCAACGGCATTGATCGCCACCAGCGCAATGGGTGAAGAGGTGCGGGTCTATAACTGGTCCGACTACATCGACGAAACCTTGTTGCAAAAATTTGAAAAAGAAACCGGCATAGACCTGATCTATGACGTCTTTGACAGCAACGAAGTGCTTGAAACCAAAATGCTCGCCGGCGGCTCCGGCTATGATGTGGTTGTTCCCACAGGCACGTTCCTAGAGCGTCAAATATCTGCCGGTGTTTTCCAAAAACTCGACAAAGACAAGCTGCCTAACATTGTTAATATGTGGGACGTAATCGAGGAACGTGTTTCAAAGTACGATCCCGACAACCAGTACGCTGTGAATTACATGTGGGGCACGACGGGTCTGGGTGTGAACGTCGGCAAGGTTAAAGAGGTATTGGGTGAGGATGCGCCCGTCGATTCACTCGAGCTCGTTTTTAATCCCGAAAACATGGAAAAGCTGGCTGAATGTGGCGTGCATTTCTTGGATGCACCGACAGAAATGATCCCGGCCGCGCTTAAGTATGTTGGCGAAGCACCTCAATCACAAGACCCTGACGTGATCGCCAAGGCAGAGCCGATTTTGACAGCGGTCGCACCCTATGTGCAAAAATTCCATAGTTCAGAATATATCAACGCACTGGCAAACGGGGACATTTGCGTCGCCTTTGGTTGGTCAGGCGACATCCTGCAATCACGTGATCGTGCAGCCGAAGCGGACAATGGTGTGGAAATTGCCTATTATGCGCCGAAGGAAGGCGCGTTGATGTGGTTCGACAACATGGCGATTCCGGCTGACGCGCCTAACCCGGATGGGGCGCATAAGTTCTTGAATTTCATCATGGACCCCGAGAACATGGCCGCAGCATCAAACTATGTTTATTATGCGAACGGCAACAAGGCGAGCCAAGAGTTCCTGGCCGAAGAAGTCCTTGGGGACACGGCGATCTATCCTGACGGGGCCACCTTGGAAAACCTGTATACCATTTCTTCATATCCGCCCAAACTGCAGCGTGTCATCACGCGTATGTGGACCAAAATTAAATCTGGTATCTAG
- a CDS encoding GntR family transcriptional regulator: MNVDPADLAPQQPTDSPAKVPAHQHVYERVRKLILFGDFAPGQAVTIQGLAETLDAGMTPIREALRRLIAEGALVHQGNRRVSVPVLDLEGIQELEFMRKKLEPELAQRAAARMSETVLNDLIRVDDLLNSAINRGDIGDYLTQNYRFHTIINTCANAPILAATVDRLWLMFGPSLRVVCGRFGTSNLPDKHADLLAAFREGDAERAGLAMTEDVLQGMLQIQASL, encoded by the coding sequence ATGAACGTAGACCCCGCAGACCTCGCGCCACAACAGCCCACGGACAGCCCAGCCAAAGTGCCGGCCCATCAGCACGTCTATGAACGTGTACGCAAGCTGATCTTGTTCGGCGATTTCGCCCCCGGTCAGGCCGTGACGATCCAGGGGCTCGCGGAAACCCTGGATGCCGGCATGACCCCGATACGCGAAGCCCTGCGTCGATTGATCGCCGAGGGCGCATTGGTGCATCAGGGCAACCGGCGCGTATCTGTTCCAGTACTGGACCTCGAAGGGATACAAGAGCTTGAGTTCATGAGGAAAAAGCTTGAGCCAGAACTGGCACAGCGCGCCGCCGCCCGCATGTCAGAGACCGTTTTAAACGACCTTATCCGTGTCGACGACCTGCTGAACAGTGCCATTAACCGCGGGGATATCGGCGACTATCTGACCCAGAACTACCGCTTTCACACTATTATCAACACCTGCGCCAACGCCCCTATTCTAGCCGCAACGGTCGATCGCTTGTGGCTTATGTTTGGCCCATCCCTGCGTGTGGTGTGCGGTCGGTTCGGCACCTCGAACCTGCCCGATAAGCATGCTGATCTGCTTGCGGCCTTTCGCGAGGGCGATGCAGAAAGGGCGGGGCTGGCAATGACCGAAGATGTTTTGCAGGGCATGTTGCAGATTCAGGCGTCACTTTGA
- a CDS encoding ABC transporter permease — translation MRRASWFNITSLTLGFAFLYLPMVLLVIYSFNSSKLVTVWAGFSTKWYGELLQNDAFLNAALVTLKVAVVSSTLATVLGTMAAYILVRGGRFAGRTLFSGMIYAPLVMPEVITGLSLLLLFIGIGLDRGTLTIVLAHTTFSMCYVSVVVSSRLVTFDRSLEEAALDLGCSSFDAFRLVTLPIIAPAVISGWLLAFTLSLDDLVIASFTTGPSSTTLPIKIWSAVRLGVSPEINALSTIMIGIVTFGVIAASLISKRKAIKAQRDVRAAERAVA, via the coding sequence ATGAGACGCGCGAGCTGGTTCAATATTACGTCGCTCACCTTGGGGTTTGCGTTTCTTTATCTCCCGATGGTCTTGCTGGTCATCTACAGTTTCAACAGCTCAAAACTTGTCACCGTATGGGCGGGTTTTTCGACAAAATGGTATGGAGAGTTGCTGCAGAACGATGCGTTCCTGAATGCTGCATTGGTAACGCTTAAGGTTGCGGTTGTGTCTTCGACGCTAGCGACCGTGTTGGGGACGATGGCGGCCTATATCCTGGTGCGGGGGGGGCGGTTTGCAGGGCGCACGCTGTTCTCGGGTATGATTTACGCGCCGCTTGTCATGCCAGAGGTAATTACTGGGCTATCCTTGCTTCTGCTCTTTATCGGGATCGGATTGGACCGGGGAACGCTGACGATTGTACTGGCACATACGACCTTTTCGATGTGCTATGTGTCTGTTGTCGTATCCTCGCGGTTGGTGACGTTCGACCGGTCGCTGGAGGAAGCTGCGCTTGATCTTGGGTGTTCGTCCTTTGATGCCTTCCGATTAGTGACCCTGCCAATCATTGCGCCGGCGGTTATTTCAGGGTGGCTGCTGGCCTTCACCCTGTCACTGGATGATCTTGTTATCGCTTCGTTTACCACGGGCCCGTCCTCGACAACTCTACCGATCAAGATCTGGAGCGCTGTGCGTCTTGGAGTTTCGCCCGAGATCAACGCGCTTTCGACCATTATGATCGGTATCGTGACCTTCGGTGTTATTGCGGCCTCTTTGATTTCTAAACGCAAAGCGATCAAAGCCCAACGAGATGTTCGGGCGGCTGAGCGGGCAGTGGCGTGA
- a CDS encoding ABC transporter permease subunit, whose amino-acid sequence MNIRRFILIAVPYAWLLALFLIPFIIVFKISLSDLALSIPPYSPTAKDGIWAMFRAFDVENFVFLASDDLYWRAYLSSLKIALISTVLAVLVGYPMAYGMARAPEEWRPTLMMLVILPFWTSFLIRVYAWVGILSNEGLLNQFLLWLGIIDAPLTIMNTTTAVYIGIVYTYLPFMILPIYAALDRLDESLIEAAEDLGCSRLKAFWLVTIPLSRNGIIAGCFLVFIPALGEFVIPSLLGGSGTLMIGKVLFEEFFNNRDWPVASAVAVILLVILIVPIVLFQRNQQRQAEVES is encoded by the coding sequence ATGAATATACGCCGCTTCATCCTTATTGCAGTGCCTTATGCGTGGCTACTCGCGCTGTTTTTGATCCCTTTCATTATTGTTTTTAAAATTTCGCTTTCTGATTTGGCTTTGTCCATTCCTCCTTATTCTCCGACTGCTAAGGACGGAATCTGGGCGATGTTTCGGGCATTTGACGTAGAAAACTTTGTTTTTCTAGCTTCCGACGATCTGTACTGGAGGGCTTACCTGAGCAGTTTGAAGATTGCGTTAATATCTACAGTTTTAGCGGTCTTAGTCGGCTATCCAATGGCCTACGGCATGGCGCGCGCGCCCGAGGAATGGCGTCCAACCTTGATGATGCTGGTGATTTTGCCGTTTTGGACAAGCTTTCTAATCCGCGTCTACGCGTGGGTTGGTATTCTGAGCAACGAGGGGCTGCTGAACCAATTTCTTCTTTGGCTGGGTATCATTGATGCGCCTTTGACGATCATGAACACGACCACCGCTGTTTATATAGGAATTGTTTACACATATCTGCCATTTATGATTCTACCGATCTATGCCGCGCTGGATCGGCTAGACGAATCCCTGATCGAGGCCGCCGAAGATTTGGGGTGTTCAAGGCTAAAGGCGTTTTGGCTGGTTACTATTCCGTTGTCGCGCAACGGGATTATCGCAGGGTGCTTCCTTGTATTTATCCCCGCGCTGGGCGAATTTGTGATCCCGTCTTTGCTAGGGGGATCGGGGACGCTTATGATTGGTAAGGTCCTTTTCGAGGAGTTCTTTAATAACCGCGATTGGCCCGTGGCAAGTGCGGTTGCAGTGATCCTGCTTGTGATCCTGATTGTTCCCATTGTCTTGTTTCAGCGCAATCAGCAACGTCAGGCCGAGGTGGAGTCATGA
- the trhO gene encoding oxygen-dependent tRNA uridine(34) hydroxylase TrhO produces the protein MYTIAALYHFSRFDAPDALRPPLIALCARHEVKGTLLVAAEGINGTIAGSRAGIDAVIAHIRALPGCADLEWKESTATEPPFGKMKVRLKREIVTMGQPDVDPLAKVGHYVDPAEWNDLIGRDDVAVIDTRNDYEVAIGTFNGAIDPETQSFGEFPAWWEANKDRFHNKKIAMFCTGGIRCEKSTNYLIGQGVEDVFHLKGGILKYLEEVPQEQSSWQGDCFVFDNRVSVGHGLKEGPHMLCHGCRRPILPEDTTKVGYEAGVSCPHCVDQTSDADKARFRERQRQMTLAKSRGETHRS, from the coding sequence ATGTATACCATTGCCGCCCTTTATCACTTCAGCCGCTTTGACGCGCCTGATGCCCTGCGCCCGCCGCTGATTGCCCTTTGTGCACGGCATGAGGTCAAAGGCACGTTGCTTGTCGCCGCCGAAGGCATCAATGGCACGATTGCCGGCTCACGTGCGGGCATCGACGCGGTGATTGCGCATATCCGTGCCCTACCCGGTTGCGCCGATCTGGAGTGGAAGGAAAGCACCGCCACCGAGCCCCCTTTCGGTAAGATGAAAGTCCGGCTGAAACGCGAAATCGTGACGATGGGGCAACCCGACGTCGATCCGCTTGCCAAGGTCGGGCACTATGTCGATCCCGCCGAGTGGAACGATCTGATCGGGCGGGACGATGTTGCGGTGATCGATACACGCAACGACTATGAGGTCGCAATCGGAACGTTCAACGGGGCCATCGACCCCGAAACCCAAAGCTTTGGCGAATTTCCCGCCTGGTGGGAGGCGAACAAAGACCGGTTTCACAATAAGAAAATCGCGATGTTCTGCACCGGCGGCATCCGTTGCGAGAAATCAACCAACTACCTGATCGGTCAGGGTGTCGAGGACGTGTTCCACCTCAAGGGCGGGATCCTCAAATACCTTGAAGAAGTCCCGCAAGAGCAAAGCAGCTGGCAGGGCGATTGCTTTGTTTTTGATAACCGCGTCAGCGTTGGCCACGGGCTGAAAGAAGGCCCGCATATGCTGTGCCACGGCTGCCGCCGCCCGATCCTGCCCGAGGACACAACCAAAGTGGGGTACGAGGCAGGCGTCAGTTGTCCGCACTGCGTCGATCAAACCTCTGACGCCGATAAGGCGCGGTTCCGTGAACGCCAACGCCAGATGACCCTCGCTAAGTCACGCGGCGAAACCCACCGCAGCTGA